Part of the Deltaproteobacteria bacterium genome is shown below.
ATCAAAATATCGGTTGAGTTATCGGGCTCCCCGCCGCTCACCAGGTACACGATATTGAATTGGTTGAAGGTCCAAACAATCCCCAACATCACAGCGGGCGCCATCGCCGGCATAAGAAGAGGCCAAGTGATGTGTTTGAATTGGGCGAAGAAACCGGCTCCATCAATGGACGCCGCGTCATAAAGCTCTTTGGGAATAGATTGTAAGGCTCCTAAACAAACCACCATCATGAAGGGAAAACCAAGCCAGGCATTCGTGCAGACATTTGCG
Proteins encoded:
- a CDS encoding sugar ABC transporter permease → KGMFHRQFGVINAMLEILGMESVAWFSSFWTAFCANVCTNAWLGFPFMMVVCLGALQSIPKELYDAASIDGAGFFAQFKHITWPLLMPAMAPAVMLGIVWTFNQFNIVYLVSGGEPDNSTDILISEAWRWAFARHEQYGYAAAYGALIFVLLLGWSALSTRVARKLENA